A genomic window from Scomber scombrus chromosome 18, fScoSco1.1, whole genome shotgun sequence includes:
- the csdc2b gene encoding cold shock domain-containing protein C2, with product MADPSLTSPSRTPLRSPNTSLTLSFPFLREGSRVWEERAEQGLPRDLPSPLPTKRTRTYSATVRAQSGPVFKGVCKNFSRSQGHGFIKPSHGVEDIFVHISDIEGEYVPVEGDEVTYKVSRVPPKNLKVQAVEVKIIHLNPGTKHETWSGQIMSS from the exons ATGGCAGACCCCAGCCTCACGTCTCCCTCTCGAACCCCGCTGCGCTCCCCTAACACCTCGCTCACCCTCTCCTTCCCCTTCCTGAGGGAAGGGAGCCGGGTATGGGAGGAAAGGGCGGAGCAGGGGCTGCCTCGGGATTTGCCCAGCCCGCTGCCAACCAAACGCACTCGCACCTACTCAGC TACGGTACGTGCTCAGTCAGGTCCGGTGTTTAAGGGTGTGTGTAAGAACTTCTCCAGGTCACAGGGTCACGGTTTCATCAAACCCTCCCACGGCGTTGAAGACATCTTTGTTCACATATCAGA CATCGAGGGGGAGTATGTCCCAGTTGAGGGTGACGAGGTTACATACAAAGTGTCCCGGGTCCCGCCGAAAAACCTGAAGGTGCAGGCGGTGGAGGTGAAGATCATACATCTCAACCCAGGGACGAAACACGAGACCTGGTCCGGGCAGATCATGAGCTCGTAG
- the LOC133999642 gene encoding phosphomannomutase 1, giving the protein MDRLSSDRNILCLFDVDGTLTQPREKIDPQLDEFFQTLRRKVKIGIVGGSDYSKIAEQLGEGDDVIDKFDYVFAENGTVQYKDGKLLSKHAIQNQIGEELLQDLINFCLSYMGLIKLPKKRGTFIEFRNGMINISPIGRSCTLEERIEFSEIDKREKIREKFVAALKEEFAGKGLRFTRGGLISFDIFPEGWDKRLCLELLDSEGLDAIYFFGNETSDGGNDYEIFNDPRTIGFTVYSPEDTARLCRELFFDAPPHES; this is encoded by the exons atggaTCGCCTCTCGTCGGACCGAAACATCCTCTGTCTGTTTGACGTGGATGGGACTCTAACACAGCCGAGAGAG AAAATTGACCCACAGCTGGATGAGTTCTTCCAGACTCTGCGGAGGAAAGTGAAGATCGGCATCGTCGGAGGGTCGGACTACTCCAAGATAGCAGAGCAGCTTGGGGAGGGAGATGATG TGATAGACAAGTTTGACTACGTGTTTGCTGAGAACGGGACTGTGCAGTACAAAGATGGGAAGCTGCTCTCAAAACAT GCCATTCAGAACCAGATTGGTGAGGAGCTGCTGCAGGACCTGATCAACTTCTGCCTCAGCTACATGGGGCTCATCAAGCTGCCAAAGAAAAG GGGAACATTCATTGAGTTCAGGAATGGTATGATCAACATTTCTCCCATCGGTCGGAGCTGCACACTGGAGGAGCGAATCGAATTCTCTGAAATCGACAAG agagagaagatcAGGGAGAAGTTTGTTGCTGCCCTAAAAGAGGAGTTTGCTGGGAAAGGACTGCGGTTCACTAGAG GTGGTCTCATCAGCTTTGACATCTTCCCGGAGGGCTGGGACAAGAGACTGTGTCTAGAGCTGCTGGACAGTGAAGGCCTGGACGCCATCTACTTCTTTGGCAATGAGACGTCAGAT GGAGGAAACGACTATGAAATCTTCAACGACCCGCGGACAATCGGCTTCACAGTGTACTCCCCCGAGGACACGGCCCGGCTCTGTCGGGAGCTTTTCTTTGACGCTCCACCACACGAATCCTGA